A genomic segment from Patescibacteria group bacterium encodes:
- the thrS gene encoding threonine--tRNA ligase, translated as MAQKKSENSTYQLHVMRHSMAHIMAAALQQLYPKAKFGVGPVIDNGFYYDVDIDKTLSPDDLKAVTKKMQEIIKQKMVFERQEVGLNEAISLFKQAEQPFKVELLSDLKKHGTTVAKDIDREQLGAESAEKVTTVSLYKTGDFVDLCRGPHLEDTGQAGVFKLTKVSGAYWRGDEKNPQLQRIYGVAFATKEDLNNYLEQLAEAEKRDHRKLGKQLDLFTFSNLVGSGLPLWTPRGTAMRNELKRALADASHDFDVQEVTIPHIAKLDLYKTSGHADKFKDELLHVKGKYQDFILKPVNCPHHTQLYASTPKSYRDLPVRYMESTMQYRDEKPGEIGGLTRVRAITVDDGHTFCTVDQIKDEAKLIAEIIKRFYTDLGMYGDHWVSLSVRDPQDMESYIGEDADWNRAEELLQQVSDDLKLNAQRMEGEAALYGPKLDFMFKDALGNERQLSTIQIDFAMPKRFGLTYVDSDGQEKTPIMVHRAILGSYERFMAILIEHFAGNFPTWLAPEQVRLITVNDSEKIVDKAQQWKQQLKQAGIRAELDLSSESVGKKIRSASLMKVPYTVVVGEKEVESDQLNPRLRADLGDREVSLSFNDFVTKLQAEINSRSAESTL; from the coding sequence ATGGCTCAAAAAAAATCAGAAAATTCAACCTATCAGCTGCACGTTATGCGCCACTCGATGGCTCATATTATGGCGGCGGCCTTGCAGCAGCTTTACCCAAAGGCCAAGTTTGGCGTTGGCCCGGTTATCGATAATGGCTTTTATTACGATGTAGATATTGATAAAACATTAAGCCCGGATGACCTTAAAGCGGTTACCAAAAAGATGCAAGAAATCATTAAACAAAAAATGGTGTTCGAGCGACAAGAGGTTGGTCTAAATGAAGCTATTTCGTTGTTCAAACAGGCTGAACAGCCATTTAAAGTAGAGCTTTTGAGCGACCTCAAAAAGCATGGCACCACCGTCGCAAAGGACATTGACCGCGAGCAGTTGGGTGCCGAAAGTGCTGAAAAAGTTACAACGGTATCGTTATACAAAACCGGCGATTTTGTTGATTTGTGTCGCGGACCGCATCTGGAAGATACCGGTCAGGCCGGCGTCTTTAAGTTAACCAAAGTTTCTGGTGCTTACTGGCGCGGCGACGAAAAAAATCCGCAGCTCCAGCGCATTTATGGCGTGGCCTTTGCGACCAAAGAAGATTTGAACAACTACCTTGAACAACTGGCCGAGGCCGAAAAGCGCGACCATCGCAAGCTCGGCAAGCAGCTGGATTTGTTTACCTTTTCAAACTTGGTTGGTTCCGGTCTTCCATTGTGGACGCCTCGAGGTACTGCTATGCGCAACGAGCTTAAAAGAGCCTTGGCGGATGCTAGCCACGACTTTGACGTGCAAGAGGTAACCATTCCTCATATAGCTAAGCTTGATCTGTATAAAACATCTGGCCATGCGGACAAGTTTAAGGACGAGTTGCTCCACGTTAAGGGTAAATATCAGGACTTTATTCTCAAGCCGGTTAACTGCCCGCACCATACTCAGCTGTATGCCTCAACCCCAAAGAGCTACCGCGACCTGCCGGTTCGCTACATGGAGTCAACCATGCAGTATCGTGATGAGAAGCCGGGTGAGATAGGTGGATTAACTCGAGTACGGGCTATCACCGTGGATGACGGACACACTTTTTGTACTGTTGACCAAATTAAGGATGAGGCCAAGTTGATTGCCGAAATAATTAAGCGTTTCTACACCGATTTGGGTATGTACGGTGATCACTGGGTTTCGTTATCGGTTCGTGATCCTCAGGATATGGAGTCATATATCGGAGAGGACGCTGATTGGAATCGGGCCGAAGAGCTGTTGCAGCAGGTTTCGGATGACCTAAAGTTGAATGCGCAGCGGATGGAGGGGGAGGCAGCCCTGTACGGTCCTAAACTTGATTTTATGTTTAAGGACGCGCTGGGCAATGAACGTCAGCTTTCGACCATTCAGATTGATTTTGCCATGCCTAAGCGGTTTGGCTTAACCTACGTAGACAGCGATGGCCAAGAAAAGACTCCGATAATGGTTCATCGTGCCATCCTTGGTTCATACGAAAGATTTATGGCTATCCTCATCGAACACTTTGCCGGTAACTTCCCGACTTGGTTGGCGCCGGAGCAGGTTCGCCTTATCACCGTTAATGATTCCGAAAAGATAGTCGATAAGGCCCAGCAGTGGAAACAGCAGCTCAAGCAAGCCGGTATTCGGGCGGAGCTTGATCTGAGTAGCGAGTCGGTTGGTAAAAAGATTCGCAGCGCCAGCCTGATGAAGGTTCCGTATACGGTTGTGGTGGGCGAAAAGGAGGTTGAAAGCGACCAACTCAACCCACGCCTCCGAGCCGATCTTGGCGACCGAGAGGTTTCGCTGTCATTTAATGATTTTGTAACTAAACTGCAGGCCGAAATTAACAGTCGCTCGGCGGAGAGCACTCTGTGA
- the nrdR gene encoding transcriptional repressor NrdR, with translation MKCPYCRAETTDVYNSRPTKFGTQIWRRRRCLSCHESFTTYEAADLGFMKVMKKSGKRERYSRAKLFSGIYGAFLEISGKQNVVDAVTDTVESRILDTKKEEIHTDQIAQIVLATLKHYNMAAFMRYLANQADVVNEAQLRRELKKY, from the coding sequence ATGAAGTGCCCCTACTGTCGTGCCGAGACTACCGATGTTTATAACAGTCGCCCGACCAAATTTGGTACTCAGATTTGGCGACGTAGGCGATGCTTGAGCTGTCATGAGTCATTTACTACTTATGAAGCAGCTGATTTAGGATTTATGAAGGTAATGAAAAAAAGTGGAAAGCGCGAGCGCTACTCTCGCGCCAAGCTGTTTAGTGGTATTTATGGGGCGTTTTTAGAGATTAGTGGTAAGCAAAATGTGGTTGATGCGGTAACCGATACGGTTGAGTCTCGCATTCTAGACACCAAGAAAGAAGAGATCCACACCGATCAAATTGCCCAGATAGTGCTTGCTACCCTAAAGCACTACAATATGGCCGCGTTTATGCGTTACCTGGCCAACCAGGCGGATGTGGTAAATGAAGCGCAGTTACGGCGGGAATTAAAGAAGTACTAA
- a CDS encoding DNA polymerase IV, with product MGIERLLSQQPVHGRIIYIDMDSFFASVEQQVNPDLRGKPVAICPFLHNATSVIAASIEAKRLGVRTGTPVRMAKQLCPGLVLLADTPTSYRQFHSAIMAELAETRCQVEVRSIDEAALTVPYDLVPTAPKVAHEVQERIFKVGSQLSCSVGIASNRFLAKMATKLHKPGGIAELRPEDLPVYYELLELTDLYGISWRMERRLNRLGITTPQGFYQASHQLLEQAFGIEGTRWYLRLRGYEVDGRQTKRGMIGHQTTITPEPATEYDQIALVASQLCHRASYRLRLAGLAARCLSVGLRYSDRSKQYRRYYTHYPFWDADSCVRHASKLLKDIPLDQPVRLVDVSLSRLSPQADLTLSLFPEKTPFKQISSVVDQINGRWGRGTIKPALHLGSQQARDRIGFGNAHQMASEKTLQT from the coding sequence ATGGGGATTGAGCGACTGCTATCCCAGCAGCCGGTGCACGGAAGGATTATCTATATCGACATGGACTCCTTTTTTGCCTCGGTTGAACAGCAAGTAAACCCGGATTTGCGGGGTAAGCCGGTCGCGATCTGCCCCTTTCTACATAATGCCACCTCGGTTATAGCCGCTTCGATCGAAGCTAAGCGACTTGGCGTCCGCACCGGTACACCGGTTCGAATGGCTAAGCAGCTATGCCCCGGTCTAGTCTTGCTCGCCGACACCCCCACTAGCTACCGCCAATTCCATAGCGCCATCATGGCCGAGCTAGCCGAAACCCGCTGCCAGGTAGAGGTGCGAAGCATCGATGAGGCCGCTCTAACCGTGCCGTATGACTTGGTACCAACTGCTCCTAAGGTTGCCCATGAGGTGCAAGAGCGCATATTTAAGGTTGGCAGCCAGCTAAGCTGCTCCGTCGGAATAGCCAGCAACCGCTTTTTAGCTAAAATGGCCACCAAGCTACACAAACCCGGAGGCATTGCCGAGCTAAGACCGGAAGACCTGCCAGTCTACTATGAGCTGCTAGAGCTAACCGATCTATACGGCATCTCCTGGCGGATGGAGCGACGGCTTAACCGACTAGGGATTACCACCCCGCAAGGCTTCTACCAAGCCTCCCACCAGCTGCTAGAGCAGGCTTTCGGTATTGAGGGAACTCGCTGGTATCTACGACTGCGCGGCTATGAGGTTGATGGGCGCCAAACCAAGCGCGGTATGATTGGCCACCAAACCACCATAACCCCTGAACCGGCCACCGAATATGACCAGATAGCGCTAGTGGCCAGTCAGCTTTGCCATCGGGCCTCCTATCGCCTACGGCTAGCCGGACTAGCGGCGCGCTGTCTGTCGGTTGGTTTGCGCTATAGCGACCGTAGCAAGCAATATCGTCGCTACTACACCCACTATCCGTTCTGGGATGCAGACAGCTGCGTCAGGCACGCCAGCAAGCTCCTTAAAGACATACCCCTAGATCAACCGGTGCGCCTGGTAGACGTAAGCTTATCCCGGCTCTCGCCTCAAGCCGATCTAACTCTGTCTCTATTCCCCGAAAAAACCCCGTTTAAGCAGATAAGCTCGGTGGTTGATCAAATCAATGGGCGCTGGGGGCGAGGCACCATTAAGCCGGCCCTGCATCTGGGTAGCCAGCAGGCTCGAGACCGAATTGGCTTTGGTAACGCCCACCAGATGGCCTCAGAAAAGACCCTACAGACTTAA
- a CDS encoding 50S ribosomal protein L25 — MSSTATTDKIVLTATTREQRGKSVNQLRQQGQTPAVIYGHGSDTQSITINTRDLSRAYARAGGNQIIGVKIDDARQKNALFHDVQIDAPSGRILHADFYLVKMDEKIKTEIPLHMIGESTAVYQQEGSLVRPLESIEVEALPGDLPESIEYDISVLDDFDKSITVADLKIPAGVEVLTAPEELVAKVEPPRSDEELEELDAEIDEQAEMPEGAVEEGEEEVVTEDDEPTRKEPEGKAGGAESTPPGEGAKNS, encoded by the coding sequence ATGTCTTCGACCGCTACAACCGATAAGATTGTGCTAACTGCTACCACCCGGGAGCAGCGCGGCAAATCTGTTAACCAGTTGCGCCAACAGGGTCAAACTCCAGCCGTTATTTATGGCCACGGTAGCGACACTCAAAGTATCACCATTAACACTCGCGATCTGTCACGGGCCTACGCTCGGGCCGGTGGTAACCAAATTATTGGAGTTAAGATTGATGATGCTCGCCAAAAAAACGCTTTGTTCCATGATGTACAGATTGATGCCCCTAGCGGCCGAATCTTACACGCCGATTTTTACCTAGTTAAGATGGATGAAAAGATTAAGACCGAGATTCCGCTGCATATGATCGGCGAGTCAACCGCGGTCTACCAGCAGGAGGGTAGTTTGGTCCGCCCACTGGAATCGATTGAGGTCGAGGCATTGCCAGGTGACTTGCCCGAATCAATTGAGTATGACATCTCGGTGTTAGATGATTTTGATAAGAGTATTACCGTGGCCGACCTTAAGATCCCAGCTGGGGTAGAGGTTTTAACCGCCCCCGAAGAGCTGGTTGCTAAGGTTGAGCCACCTCGTAGCGACGAGGAGCTTGAGGAGCTGGATGCTGAGATTGACGAGCAGGCCGAAATGCCTGAGGGCGCGGTCGAAGAGGGCGAGGAAGAGGTTGTTACCGAAGATGACGAGCCAACTCGCAAGGAGCCAGAAGGTAAGGCTGGCGGCGCCGAAAGCACACCCCCAGGAGAGGGCGCTAAAAACAGCTAA
- a CDS encoding four helix bundle protein: MKQQLTTSRHKLRVYQLSRQLEDDIHELIKQLPASEFYGLGDELRRGSATVAHYISEADQRYSYSLKVETLNLARTAIRQVRELLSQYQKESFGSTAEIRKQYQALSQQLWALIAHYRRRQQERQSRARIKAADALAFARS, from the coding sequence ATGAAGCAGCAGCTTACAACATCAAGGCATAAGTTAAGAGTTTATCAGCTAAGTCGACAGCTAGAGGACGATATTCATGAGTTGATCAAACAACTCCCCGCTTCGGAGTTCTATGGCCTCGGAGATGAGCTGAGGCGTGGTAGCGCTACGGTCGCCCATTACATCAGCGAGGCCGATCAGCGCTACAGCTACAGCCTTAAAGTCGAAACCCTCAATCTAGCTCGAACCGCCATTCGCCAGGTCAGAGAGCTGCTAAGCCAGTACCAAAAAGAGTCCTTTGGGAGCACTGCCGAGATACGCAAGCAGTACCAGGCTCTTAGCCAGCAGCTATGGGCCCTGATAGCCCACTACCGCCGCCGGCAGCAGGAGCGACAGAGCCGGGCTCGAATTAAGGCGGCCGACGCACTAGCTTTTGCCCGCAGCTAA